In Streptomyces sp. NBC_01707, a genomic segment contains:
- a CDS encoding dipeptidase → MSDTPDSAVRTYTEQHRTAFLDDLAEWLRIPSVSAQPEHDGNVRRSAEWLSAKLKETGFPVTEIWETAGAPAVFAEWPSDDPDAPTVLVYGHHDVQPAAREDGWDTDPFEPVIRDGRMYGRGAADDKGQVFFHTLGVRAHLATTGRTTPAVHLKLLVEGEEESGSPHFRTLVEEQAARLGADAVIVSDTGMWDETTPTVCTGMRGLAECEIELYGPEQDIHSGSFGGAVPNPATAVARLVAALHDADGRVAIPGFYDGVTDLTDTERALFAELPFDEETWLRTAKSQATTGEAGYSTLERIWARPTAEVNGIGGGYQGAGSKTIIPSSALVKISFRLVAGQDPDHVQQAVRAWAEARFPAGIRHRITFAPATRPCLTPLDHPALQAVARAMGRAFGQKILFTREGGSGPAADLQDVLGAPVLFLGISVPSDGWHAPNEKVELDLLLKGVETTAHLWGELAAALR, encoded by the coding sequence ATGAGCGACACCCCGGACAGCGCCGTCCGTACGTACACCGAGCAGCACCGCACAGCCTTCCTCGACGACCTCGCCGAGTGGCTGCGGATCCCCTCCGTCTCCGCCCAGCCGGAACACGACGGAAACGTACGGCGCAGCGCCGAGTGGCTGTCCGCGAAGCTCAAGGAGACCGGCTTCCCGGTCACGGAGATCTGGGAGACCGCAGGTGCGCCCGCGGTCTTCGCCGAGTGGCCGTCCGACGACCCGGACGCTCCGACCGTCCTCGTCTACGGGCACCACGACGTGCAGCCAGCGGCCCGGGAGGACGGCTGGGACACCGATCCGTTCGAACCGGTGATCCGGGACGGCCGGATGTACGGGCGCGGCGCGGCCGACGACAAGGGCCAGGTGTTCTTCCACACCCTCGGCGTCCGGGCCCACCTCGCCACCACCGGCCGCACCACCCCCGCCGTGCACCTCAAGCTCCTCGTCGAGGGCGAGGAGGAGTCCGGCTCCCCGCACTTCCGCACCCTGGTCGAGGAGCAGGCGGCGCGTCTCGGCGCGGACGCCGTGATCGTCTCCGACACCGGCATGTGGGACGAGACGACCCCGACGGTCTGCACGGGCATGCGCGGCCTCGCCGAGTGCGAGATCGAGCTGTACGGCCCCGAGCAGGACATCCACTCCGGATCGTTCGGCGGCGCCGTCCCCAATCCGGCGACCGCCGTGGCCCGCCTCGTCGCCGCACTGCACGACGCGGACGGACGGGTCGCGATCCCCGGCTTCTACGACGGCGTGACGGACCTCACCGACACCGAGCGCGCCCTCTTCGCCGAGCTCCCCTTCGACGAGGAAACCTGGCTGCGCACCGCCAAGTCACAGGCGACGACGGGTGAGGCCGGCTACTCCACGCTGGAACGCATCTGGGCCCGCCCCACCGCCGAGGTCAACGGCATCGGCGGCGGCTACCAGGGCGCCGGAAGCAAGACCATCATTCCGTCCTCCGCCCTCGTGAAGATCAGCTTCCGGCTGGTAGCCGGCCAGGACCCCGACCACGTCCAGCAGGCCGTCCGCGCGTGGGCCGAGGCACGGTTCCCGGCCGGCATCCGCCACCGGATCACCTTCGCCCCCGCCACCCGCCCCTGCCTGACCCCGCTGGACCACCCCGCCCTGCAGGCCGTGGCCCGAGCCATGGGACGGGCCTTCGGGCAGAAGATCCTCTTCACCCGCGAAGGAGGCTCGGGACCCGCCGCCGACCTGCAGGACGTGCTCGGCGCACCGGTCCTCTTCCTGGGCATCTCCGTACCGTCCGACGGCTGGCACGCCCCCAACGAGAAGGTCGAACTCGACCTCCTGCTCAAGGGCGTGGAGACCACCGCCCACCTGTGGGGCGAGCTGGCGGCCGCACTCCGCTGA
- a CDS encoding mycoredoxin, whose translation MPGTVTMYSTTWCGYCRRLKGQMDREGITYNEINIEQDPESAAFVEKANGGNQTVPTVLFSDGSTLTNPSLAQVKQKIGV comes from the coding sequence ATGCCGGGCACTGTGACGATGTACAGCACCACGTGGTGCGGTTACTGCCGTCGGCTCAAGGGCCAGATGGACCGCGAGGGCATCACGTACAACGAGATCAACATCGAGCAGGACCCGGAGTCCGCGGCCTTCGTCGAGAAGGCCAACGGGGGCAACCAGACCGTTCCGACCGTGCTCTTCTCGGACGGTTCGACGCTGACGAACCCCTCGCTGGCCCAGGTGAAGCAGAAGATCGGCGTCTGA
- the nudC gene encoding NAD(+) diphosphatase, protein MSTFDNATTDRPIGLTAPSGIDRAAHHRLDEAWLSAAWSHPTTRVFVVSGGQVLIDDTADGGTEIVMTPAFEAPVTETHRYFLGTDEDGVSYFALQKDSLPGRMDQPARPAGLREAGLLLGPRDAGLMVHAVALENWQRLHRFCSRCGERTVIAAAGHIRRCPACGAEHYPRTDPAVIMLVTDDQDRALLGRQVHWPEGRFSTLAGFVEPGESIEQSVAREVFEEAGITVGEVEYIASQPWPFPSSLMLGFMARATSSEINVDGEEIEEARWFSREDLTAAFESGEVLPPFGISIAARLIELWYGKPLPRPGSAG, encoded by the coding sequence GTGAGCACCTTCGACAACGCCACGACAGACCGGCCCATCGGTCTCACCGCACCCAGCGGCATCGACCGCGCCGCGCACCACCGCCTCGACGAGGCATGGCTCTCCGCCGCCTGGAGCCACCCGACCACCCGCGTCTTCGTGGTCTCGGGCGGGCAGGTGCTGATCGACGACACGGCCGACGGCGGTACGGAGATCGTCATGACCCCGGCCTTCGAGGCCCCGGTCACCGAGACCCACCGCTACTTCCTCGGCACCGACGAGGACGGCGTCAGCTACTTCGCGCTCCAGAAGGACTCCCTGCCCGGCCGTATGGACCAGCCGGCCCGCCCGGCCGGGCTGCGTGAGGCCGGACTGCTGCTCGGCCCCCGCGACGCGGGGCTGATGGTGCACGCGGTGGCGCTGGAGAACTGGCAGCGGCTGCACCGCTTCTGCTCCCGCTGCGGCGAACGTACGGTCATCGCGGCGGCCGGCCACATCCGTCGCTGCCCGGCCTGCGGCGCCGAGCACTACCCACGCACCGACCCCGCGGTGATCATGCTGGTCACGGACGACCAGGACCGTGCTCTGCTGGGCCGTCAGGTGCACTGGCCGGAAGGCCGCTTCTCGACGCTCGCGGGCTTCGTCGAGCCGGGGGAGTCGATCGAGCAGTCCGTGGCCCGCGAGGTGTTCGAGGAGGCGGGCATCACGGTCGGCGAGGTCGAGTACATCGCCAGCCAGCCCTGGCCGTTCCCGTCGAGCCTGATGCTCGGTTTCATGGCCCGAGCCACGTCGTCGGAGATCAATGTGGACGGCGAGGAGATCGAGGAGGCCCGCTGGTTCTCCCGCGAGGACCTGACGGCGGCCTTCGAGTCGGGCGAGGTCCTGCCGCCGTTCGGCATCTCGATCGCGGCACGTCTGATCGAACTCTGGTACGGCAAGCCGCTCCCGAGGCCGGGCAGCGCCGGCTGA